A window of Cellulomonas fimi contains these coding sequences:
- a CDS encoding AEC family transporter yields the protein MGAVLTALGTLTAVVVAGWVLGRLRVLGPHASAVLARLVFTVATPALLLVSIGRTDLHVLASRAALATWTSTAAVAVLAALVLRFALRRDAGDVTIGTLASSYVNAGNLGLALAVFLLGDPVAAVPTLLFQLLVLAPVAFTVLDARRAHGVGTPPRAAREPGAPDVERDLAPDDGADPAPVPRPRRAAAAVRATARRTLTNPIIVGTLAGLVLAALPWKLPDVVYGPFELVGATAAPLALLTFGMSLAVPATDRERAPRPDLTLAVVLRSVVHPALAALVATAFGLHGEARLAVIAMAALPTAQNVLVYAIQYGRGQALARDAGLVTTLLALPVLLVVTAVL from the coding sequence ATGGGCGCCGTCCTCACCGCGCTCGGCACGCTCACCGCCGTCGTCGTCGCCGGGTGGGTGCTCGGCCGGCTGCGCGTCCTCGGACCGCACGCGTCGGCGGTCCTCGCACGGCTCGTCTTCACGGTCGCGACGCCCGCCCTCCTGCTCGTGAGCATCGGGCGCACCGACCTGCACGTGCTCGCCTCCCGCGCCGCCCTCGCGACCTGGACCAGCACCGCGGCGGTCGCCGTCCTCGCCGCGCTCGTCCTGCGGTTCGCGCTGCGCCGCGACGCGGGCGACGTCACGATCGGCACGCTCGCGTCGTCGTACGTCAACGCCGGCAACCTCGGGCTCGCCCTCGCCGTCTTCCTGCTGGGTGACCCCGTCGCCGCCGTCCCGACGCTGCTGTTCCAGTTGCTCGTGCTCGCGCCCGTCGCGTTCACCGTCCTCGACGCCCGCCGCGCGCACGGGGTCGGCACGCCACCGCGCGCGGCCCGCGAGCCCGGTGCCCCCGACGTCGAGCGCGACCTGGCACCCGATGACGGCGCCGACCCCGCACCGGTCCCCCGCCCGCGTCGCGCTGCTGCCGCCGTCCGGGCCACGGCGCGCCGGACGCTGACGAACCCGATCATCGTCGGCACGCTCGCCGGGCTCGTCCTCGCGGCGCTCCCGTGGAAGCTGCCCGACGTCGTCTACGGCCCGTTCGAGCTCGTCGGCGCGACCGCCGCACCCCTCGCGCTGCTCACCTTCGGCATGTCGCTGGCCGTGCCCGCGACCGACCGCGAGCGCGCGCCCCGGCCCGACCTCACGCTCGCCGTCGTGCTGCGGTCCGTCGTGCACCCGGCGCTGGCCGCGCTCGTCGCGACGGCGTTCGGGCTGCACGGCGAGGCACGGCTCGCCGTGATCGCGATGGCCGCGCTGCCCACCGCGCAGAACGTGCTCGTCTACGCGATCCAGTACGGCCGCGGCCAGGCGCTCGCGCGCGACGCGGGCCTCGTCACGACGCTCCTCGCCCTGCCCGTGCTGCTGGTCGTGACCGCGGTCCTCTGA
- a CDS encoding 3-ketoacyl-ACP reductase translates to MPAVALVTGGNRGIGLGITRRLLADGYAVSILATREEPADVLAELRELAGADDLVRYVRGSVADLDDHHRYVDDAVDAWGRLDVLVNNAGVAPTVRADLLEAGAESFDRVLGINLRGPYFLTQTFANRVLALRGPLDALPEPPAGPVATVVNVSSVSATTVSTNRGDYCVSKAGVAMATQLFAARLAPEGIVVYEVRPGVIATDMTAGVSAKYDALFEGGLAPIARWGRPADVAGAVAILASGQTPYSTGEVFHVDGGMHIPVL, encoded by the coding sequence ATGCCGGCAGTCGCACTGGTGACCGGGGGGAACAGGGGCATCGGCCTCGGGATCACGCGGCGGCTGCTCGCCGACGGGTACGCCGTGTCGATCCTCGCCACGCGCGAGGAGCCGGCCGACGTCCTCGCCGAGCTCCGCGAGCTCGCCGGAGCCGACGACCTCGTGCGCTACGTCCGCGGCTCCGTCGCCGACCTCGACGACCACCACCGCTACGTCGACGACGCCGTCGACGCGTGGGGCCGGCTCGACGTGCTCGTGAACAACGCCGGCGTCGCACCCACCGTCCGCGCCGACCTCCTCGAGGCCGGCGCCGAGTCGTTCGACCGCGTCCTCGGCATCAACCTGCGCGGCCCGTACTTCCTCACGCAGACGTTCGCGAACCGCGTCCTCGCCCTGCGCGGCCCGCTCGACGCGCTGCCCGAGCCGCCCGCCGGCCCCGTCGCGACCGTCGTCAACGTGTCGTCCGTGTCCGCGACGACCGTCTCGACCAACCGCGGCGACTACTGCGTCTCCAAGGCCGGGGTCGCGATGGCGACCCAGCTCTTCGCGGCACGTCTCGCGCCCGAGGGCATCGTCGTCTACGAGGTCCGGCCCGGCGTCATCGCGACCGACATGACCGCGGGCGTCTCCGCGAAGTACGACGCGCTGTTCGAGGGCGGGCTCGCGCCGATCGCCCGCTGGGGCCGTCCCGCCGACGTCGCGGGCGCCGTCGCGATCCTCGCGTCCGGGCAGACGCCCTACTCGACCGGCGAGGTGTTCCACGTCGACGGCGGCATGCACATCCCGGTCCTGTGA
- a CDS encoding FAD-binding protein translates to MSDTTRHEPETVRIGHHDVPVVTARTVVVGTGSAGFSAADRLWELGHDDVVMVADKVNAGASRNAGSDKQTYYKLTLSGGDGDSVREMAETLYSGGAMDGDNALAEAALSARGFLRLCDLGVPFPQNRFGEFIGYKTDHDPRRRATSVGPYTSRSMVEQLEKKVHRNGTRIFDECRVVDVIVRPVADATSASADGVPVDDGATAAERETEVVGLLVLRTDVPHDGSRSPFLLFRCTTIVYATGGPAGMYATRVFPNGQWGASGAAYRAGVHGKNLTEWQFGLASTHPRWNVSGTYMQVVPRFVSTDRDGGDEREFLTEAIGDYGRLMSLVFLKGYQWPFDIRKALDGSSLIDLLVYRETVLRGRRVFLDFRRNPVQETFDPSALSPEAYEYLDRAGVLFGTPIERLRRMNEPAYQFYLQKNPYVDLETDLLEVDVCAQHNNGGLVVDAWWQSNVTGFFPVGEAGGAHGVYRPGGAALNSGQVGATRAAQFIAARRSVDPVAVPDFAEAAAPVLDGALDLVARASARAASGVPDNTGDLLRDVQVLMSAKAGPVRSAASIHEALVQVHEWLSSYSDLVTADASSRRSVNRTFLVRDILTSAYVYLSAMADYVAHGGRSRGSVLYSDPEGTLPHVGYGPAADEELDLPEVFRFRLDGGALDDVVQETGWRPPAGGTPGVDWTPGVDWKPVVERKDDDPAGLPVFRWRPRRPIPEDDDFFENVWREFRTHGNVF, encoded by the coding sequence ATGAGCGACACCACCCGCCACGAGCCCGAGACCGTGCGCATCGGCCACCACGACGTGCCCGTCGTCACCGCGCGGACCGTCGTCGTCGGTACCGGCTCCGCCGGGTTCAGCGCCGCCGACCGGCTCTGGGAGCTCGGTCACGACGACGTCGTCATGGTCGCCGACAAGGTCAACGCGGGTGCGTCCCGCAACGCCGGCTCCGACAAGCAGACGTACTACAAGCTCACGCTGTCCGGCGGCGACGGCGACTCCGTGCGCGAGATGGCCGAGACGCTGTACTCGGGCGGCGCGATGGACGGGGACAACGCGCTCGCGGAGGCCGCGCTGTCCGCGCGCGGGTTCCTGCGCCTGTGCGACCTCGGCGTGCCGTTCCCGCAGAACCGCTTCGGGGAGTTCATCGGCTACAAGACCGACCACGACCCGCGCCGTCGCGCCACGTCCGTCGGGCCCTACACGAGCCGGTCGATGGTCGAGCAGCTCGAGAAGAAGGTGCACCGCAACGGCACCCGGATCTTCGACGAGTGCCGCGTGGTGGACGTCATCGTGCGCCCGGTCGCGGATGCGACGAGTGCATCCGCGGACGGGGTCCCCGTCGACGACGGCGCGACCGCCGCCGAGCGGGAGACCGAGGTCGTCGGCCTGCTCGTGCTGCGCACCGACGTCCCGCACGACGGCTCGCGCTCGCCGTTCCTGCTGTTCCGCTGCACCACCATCGTCTACGCGACCGGCGGCCCGGCCGGCATGTACGCGACGCGCGTCTTCCCGAACGGCCAGTGGGGCGCGTCCGGGGCCGCGTACCGCGCGGGCGTGCACGGCAAGAACCTCACCGAGTGGCAGTTCGGGCTCGCGTCGACGCACCCGCGGTGGAACGTCTCCGGCACGTACATGCAGGTCGTCCCGCGGTTCGTGTCGACCGACCGCGACGGCGGCGACGAGCGCGAGTTCCTCACCGAGGCCATCGGCGACTACGGGCGACTCATGTCGCTCGTCTTCCTCAAGGGCTACCAGTGGCCGTTCGACATCCGGAAGGCGCTCGACGGGTCGTCGCTGATCGACCTGCTCGTCTACCGCGAGACCGTCCTGCGCGGGCGGCGCGTGTTCCTCGACTTCCGCCGCAACCCCGTCCAGGAGACGTTCGACCCGAGCGCCCTGTCGCCCGAGGCGTACGAGTACCTCGACCGGGCGGGCGTCCTGTTCGGCACGCCCATCGAGCGCCTGCGCCGCATGAACGAGCCCGCCTACCAGTTCTACCTGCAGAAGAACCCGTACGTGGACCTCGAGACCGACCTGCTCGAGGTCGACGTCTGCGCGCAGCACAACAACGGCGGGCTCGTCGTCGACGCGTGGTGGCAGTCCAACGTCACCGGCTTCTTCCCCGTCGGCGAGGCGGGCGGCGCGCACGGCGTCTACCGGCCCGGTGGCGCGGCCCTCAACAGCGGCCAGGTCGGCGCGACACGCGCGGCACAGTTCATCGCGGCGCGCCGGTCGGTCGACCCGGTCGCGGTGCCCGACTTCGCGGAGGCGGCGGCGCCCGTGCTCGACGGTGCGCTGGACCTCGTCGCGCGCGCCTCGGCACGCGCCGCGTCGGGCGTGCCCGACAACACCGGCGACCTGCTGCGCGACGTCCAGGTGCTCATGAGCGCCAAGGCCGGGCCCGTGCGGTCGGCCGCGTCGATCCACGAGGCGCTCGTGCAGGTGCACGAGTGGCTGTCGTCGTACTCCGACCTGGTCACGGCCGACGCGTCGTCGCGACGCTCCGTCAACCGCACCTTCCTGGTCCGCGACATCCTCACCTCCGCATACGTCTACCTGTCGGCGATGGCCGACTACGTCGCGCACGGCGGGCGCTCCCGCGGCTCGGTGCTCTACAGCGACCCGGAGGGCACCCTGCCGCACGTGGGCTACGGCCCCGCCGCCGACGAGGAGCTCGACCTGCCCGAGGTGTTCCGCTTCCGCCTCGACGGCGGCGCGCTCGACGACGTCGTCCAGGAGACCGGGTGGCGGCCGCCCGCGGGCGGGACGCCCGGCGTCGACTGGACGCCCGGCGTCGACTGGAAGCCCGTCGTCGAGCGCAAGGACGACGACCCCGCCGGCCTGCCCGTGTTCCGCTGGCGCCCCCGACGCCCCATCCCCGAGGACGACGACTTCTTCGAGAACGTGTGGCGCGAGTTCCGTACGCACGGGAACGTCTTCTGA
- a CDS encoding SGNH/GDSL hydrolase family protein has product MSTTTTPVGSAPTESAESAGSVTTAAVAGSVTTAAVAGSVTTAAVAGSVTTAAVAGSVTTAAVAESVTTATPVSSVAPATTASAVAALPVVLPLPDDRVEVRGAAWLEPTDRGLLPHRLPAWTRAQFPDRFVALCDEQPAGVRLRLRTAATRLRLDVDVLRVAVDPQPPADPQPFDVVVDGELVEQPAGWGVASGGGVVELEPRHGTTVERPGATSSVDLALTAERAVDVASPAAVLARVAPPAEGVASLADRPADGAGVVRDVEVWLPYGEVVRLVALHADAPVLAPSRTAGRRWVHHGSSISHGAAADRPTGTWPVVAARTTGLDLVNLGMSGNAVLDPFVARTLRDATADVISVKLGINVVNHDAMRLRAFVPAVHGFLDTIREGHPTTPLVVVSPLLCPLVEDTPGPTFIDPASPAGAPVFATRGRPEDVADGRLTLRVIRRALADVVAARRAAGDDALHLVDGLDLYGADDAVALPMADLLHPDAPAQRLVGERFADVLRGLLGFATAPTCETDASPASDATGARGR; this is encoded by the coding sequence ATGTCCACCACGACCACGCCCGTCGGGTCCGCGCCCACCGAGTCCGCAGAGTCCGCCGGGTCCGTCACGACCGCCGCCGTCGCCGGGTCCGTCACGACCGCCGCCGTCGCCGGGTCCGTCACGACCGCCGCCGTCGCCGGGTCCGTCACGACCGCCGCCGTCGCCGGGTCCGTCACGACCGCCGCCGTCGCCGAGTCCGTCACGACCGCCACGCCGGTCTCGTCCGTCGCGCCCGCCACAACCGCCTCGGCCGTCGCGGCCCTGCCGGTGGTCCTGCCCCTGCCCGACGACCGGGTCGAGGTCCGCGGCGCCGCCTGGCTCGAACCCACCGATCGCGGCCTGCTGCCGCACCGGCTGCCCGCGTGGACGCGCGCGCAGTTCCCCGACCGGTTCGTCGCCCTGTGCGACGAGCAGCCCGCGGGAGTCCGGCTCCGGCTGCGCACCGCCGCCACGCGGCTGCGGCTCGACGTCGACGTGCTGCGCGTCGCGGTCGACCCGCAGCCGCCCGCCGACCCCCAGCCGTTCGACGTGGTCGTCGACGGCGAGCTCGTCGAGCAGCCCGCCGGCTGGGGCGTGGCCTCCGGGGGCGGCGTGGTCGAGCTCGAGCCGCGGCACGGGACGACCGTCGAGCGGCCCGGCGCGACCTCGTCGGTCGACCTCGCCCTGACGGCCGAGCGCGCGGTCGACGTCGCCTCGCCCGCCGCGGTCCTAGCGCGTGTCGCCCCACCCGCCGAGGGCGTTGCCTCGCTCGCCGACCGGCCGGCCGACGGGGCCGGCGTCGTGCGCGACGTCGAGGTCTGGCTGCCCTACGGCGAGGTCGTGCGGCTCGTCGCGCTGCACGCCGACGCGCCCGTGCTCGCCCCGTCGCGCACCGCCGGCCGGCGCTGGGTCCACCACGGGTCGTCGATCAGCCACGGCGCCGCCGCCGACCGGCCCACGGGGACCTGGCCCGTCGTCGCCGCCCGCACGACCGGCCTCGACCTCGTGAACCTCGGCATGTCCGGCAACGCGGTGCTGGACCCGTTCGTCGCCCGCACCCTCCGCGACGCAACCGCCGACGTCATCTCGGTCAAGCTCGGCATCAACGTCGTCAACCACGACGCGATGCGGCTACGGGCCTTCGTGCCCGCCGTCCACGGGTTCCTCGACACGATCCGCGAGGGCCACCCGACGACGCCGCTCGTCGTGGTGTCGCCGCTGCTGTGCCCGCTCGTCGAGGACACGCCCGGCCCGACGTTCATCGACCCCGCGTCGCCCGCCGGTGCACCCGTCTTCGCGACGCGCGGCCGGCCCGAGGACGTCGCCGACGGACGCCTGACGTTGCGCGTGATCCGACGCGCGCTCGCGGACGTCGTCGCCGCGCGTCGGGCCGCCGGCGACGATGCGCTGCACCTCGTCGACGGGCTCGACCTCTACGGCGCCGACGACGCGGTCGCCCTGCCGATGGCCGACCTGCTGCACCCCGACGCGCCCGCGCAGCGGCTCGTGGGAGAGCGGTTCGCGGACGTCCTGCGAGGGCTGCTGGGCTTCGCGACGGCCCCGACGTGCGAGACCGACGCGTCGCCCGCGAGCGACGCGACGGGCGCGCGAGGCCGCTGA
- a CDS encoding sugar phosphate isomerase/epimerase family protein: protein MTTDVAAEGTGVVQDAHDAQAAPTGTTPADLSRLSLNTATTKRWTLREAVDGAVRAGLSSIGPWRDRVQEVGAAEAARIIEGAGLRVSSLCRGGFLTTDDDAAAQAALDDNRRAIVEAATLGTRELVMVVGGLPAASAPGGPALPYPAHVPLPGAATARAGSAHSGQPGAPTAARAAGGSSRSGGDARTDDPVDDPARDLVAARQRVADRIGELAPFAAGHGVRLVLEPLHPIFTADRAVISTLGQALDIAEPFPAEVVGVVVDTYHVWWDPDLQRQIARAGAGGRIAGYQVCDWILPLASDPLLSRGHVGDGYVDFATITRWVRDAGYTGDVEVEIFNEDVWSAPGDETLATMADRYVRHVLPHL, encoded by the coding sequence GTGACGACCGACGTGGCCGCGGAAGGCACGGGCGTGGTGCAGGACGCGCACGACGCGCAGGCCGCCCCGACGGGCACGACGCCCGCCGACCTGTCGCGGCTGTCGCTGAACACGGCCACGACGAAGCGCTGGACGCTGCGCGAGGCCGTCGACGGCGCCGTGCGGGCCGGGCTGTCGTCGATCGGCCCCTGGCGGGACCGCGTGCAGGAGGTCGGCGCCGCGGAGGCCGCCCGCATCATCGAGGGCGCCGGCCTGCGCGTGTCGTCGCTGTGCCGCGGCGGGTTCCTCACCACGGACGACGACGCGGCTGCGCAGGCGGCGCTCGACGACAACCGTCGGGCGATCGTCGAGGCCGCGACGCTGGGCACGCGCGAGCTCGTCATGGTCGTGGGCGGCCTGCCCGCGGCGAGCGCGCCGGGAGGTCCCGCGCTCCCCTACCCGGCCCACGTGCCCCTGCCCGGCGCGGCGACGGCGCGCGCGGGGTCCGCGCACTCCGGTCAGCCCGGCGCACCGACGGCCGCGCGCGCGGCGGGTGGCTCGTCCCGCTCGGGTGGCGACGCACGGACGGATGACCCGGTGGACGACCCGGCGCGCGACCTGGTCGCCGCGCGGCAGCGGGTGGCCGACCGGATCGGGGAGCTCGCGCCGTTCGCGGCCGGTCACGGGGTCCGGCTGGTGCTGGAGCCGCTGCACCCGATCTTCACGGCGGACCGGGCGGTGATCTCGACGCTCGGGCAGGCGCTGGACATCGCGGAGCCGTTCCCCGCGGAGGTCGTGGGCGTCGTCGTCGACACCTACCACGTGTGGTGGGACCCCGACCTGCAGCGGCAGATCGCCCGCGCCGGTGCGGGCGGCCGGATCGCGGGCTACCAGGTGTGCGACTGGATCCTGCCGCTCGCGTCGGACCCGCTGCTGTCGCGCGGGCACGTGGGCGACGGGTACGTGGACTTCGCGACGATCACCCGGTGGGTCCGCGACGCGGGATACACCGGCGACGTCGAGGTGGAGATCTTCAACGAGGACGTGTGGTCCGCGCCGGGCGACGAGACGCTCGCCACAATGGCGGACCGGTACGTCCGGCACGTGCTGCCGCACCTGTGA
- a CDS encoding Gfo/Idh/MocA family protein has product MTSRTLRIAMNGITGRMGYRQHLVRSILPIRDQGGVTLEDGTRLQVEPILVGRNADKVRELAELHGVEHWTTDADALIDDPTVDIYFDAQVTSRRYAALTAAMKAGKHIFTEKPTAETLEEAIDLARLRETTGVTAGVVHDKLYLPGLVKLRRLVDEGFFGRILSLRGEFGYWVFEGDVQEAQRPSWNYRKEDGGGIVVDMFCHWNYVLEGILGQVKTVNAQAVTHIPTRWDEQGREYAATADDAAYGIFEIETPGGDPVIAQINSSWAVRVFRDELVEFQVDGTHGSAVAGLRNCVAQQRAHTPKPVWNPDLPVTEPFRDQWLEVPANADLDNGFKLQWEEFLRDVAAGRTHRFDLLSAARGVQLAELGLQSSAEGRRLPVPDITL; this is encoded by the coding sequence ATGACGTCCCGCACCCTGCGCATCGCCATGAACGGCATCACCGGCCGGATGGGCTACCGGCAGCACCTCGTCCGCTCGATCCTGCCGATCCGCGACCAGGGCGGCGTGACGCTCGAGGACGGGACGCGCCTGCAGGTCGAACCGATCCTCGTCGGCCGCAACGCGGACAAGGTGCGGGAGCTCGCCGAGCTGCACGGGGTCGAGCACTGGACCACCGACGCCGACGCGCTCATCGACGACCCGACGGTCGACATCTACTTCGACGCGCAGGTCACCTCCCGCCGGTACGCCGCCCTCACGGCGGCGATGAAGGCCGGCAAGCACATCTTCACGGAGAAGCCCACGGCGGAGACGCTGGAGGAAGCGATCGACCTCGCCCGCCTCCGTGAGACCACGGGCGTCACGGCGGGGGTCGTGCACGACAAGCTCTACCTTCCGGGCCTGGTCAAGCTGCGCCGGCTCGTCGACGAGGGCTTCTTCGGCCGGATCCTGTCGCTGCGCGGCGAGTTCGGCTACTGGGTGTTCGAGGGCGACGTGCAGGAGGCGCAGCGGCCGAGCTGGAACTATCGCAAGGAGGACGGCGGCGGCATCGTCGTCGACATGTTCTGCCACTGGAACTACGTGCTCGAGGGCATCCTCGGGCAGGTGAAGACGGTGAACGCCCAGGCCGTCACGCACATCCCGACGCGGTGGGACGAGCAGGGCCGCGAGTACGCGGCGACCGCCGACGACGCGGCGTACGGGATCTTCGAGATCGAGACGCCCGGCGGTGACCCGGTGATCGCGCAGATCAACTCCTCGTGGGCCGTCCGGGTGTTCCGCGACGAGCTCGTGGAGTTCCAGGTCGACGGCACGCACGGGTCGGCCGTCGCAGGCCTGCGCAACTGCGTCGCGCAGCAGCGGGCGCACACGCCGAAGCCCGTGTGGAACCCGGACCTGCCGGTCACCGAGCCGTTCCGCGACCAGTGGCTGGAGGTCCCGGCGAACGCGGACCTCGACAACGGCTTCAAGCTCCAGTGGGAGGAGTTCCTCCGCGACGTCGCCGCCGGGCGCACGCACCGGTTCGACCTGCTGTCGGCCGCGCGCGGCGTGCAGCTCGCGGAGCTCGGCCTGCAGTCGTCGGCCGAGGGGCGCCGCCTCCCGGTCCCGGACATCACGCTGTGA